Proteins from a single region of Chlorocebus sabaeus isolate Y175 chromosome 7, mChlSab1.0.hap1, whole genome shotgun sequence:
- the AFM gene encoding afamin, translating into MAAASLGLSAGYAQFASAGAMMWDPGHLRFPSRPRSAQVRPVLFVFLYEVARRNPFVFAPTLLTVAAHFEEVAKSCCEEQNKVNCFQTRAIPVIQYLKAFSSYQKHVCGALLKFGTKVVHFIYIAVLSQKFPKIEFKELISLVEDISSNYEGCCEGDVVQCIRDTSKVMNHICSKQDSISSKIKECCEKKIPERGQCIINSNKDDRPKDLSLKEAKFTDSENVCQERDADPDTFFAKFTFEYSRRHPDLSIPGLLRIVQIYKDLLRNCCNTENPPGCYRYAEDKFNETTEKSLKMVQQECKHFQNLGKDGLTYQYFIRLTKIAPQLSSEELVSLGKKMVTAFTTCCTLSEEFACVDNLADLVLGELCGVNENRTINPAVDHCCKTNFAFRRPCFESLKADKTYVPPPFSQDLFTFHADMCQSQNEELQRKTDRFLVNVVKLKHELTDEELQSLFTNFTNAVEKCCKAESPEVCFNEESPKIGN; encoded by the exons ATGGCGGCTGCCTCGCTGGGGCTTTCTGCCGGTTACGCACAGTTTGCCAGTGCAGGAGCTATGATGTGGGACCCAGGGCACCTGAGGTTCCCCAGCAGACCAAGGAGTGCTCAAGTCAGACCAGTTCTGTTTG tttttttataTGAAGTTGCCAGAAGGAACCCATTTGTCTTTGCCCCTACACTTCTAACTGTTGCTGCTCATTTTGAGGAGGTGGCTAAATCATGTTGtgaagaacaaaacaaagtcaACTGCTTTCAAACAAGG gCAATACCTGTCATAcaatatttaaaagcattttcttcttATCAAAAACATGTCTGTGGGGCACTTTTGAAATTTGGAACCAAAGTTGTACACTTTAT ATATATTGCGGTACTCAGTCAAAAATTCCCCAAGATTGAATTTAAGGAGCTTATTTCTCTCGTAGAAGATATTTCTTCCAACTATGAAGGATGCTGTGAAGGGGATGTTGTGCAGTGCATCCGTGACACG AGCAAGGTTATGAACCATATTTGTTCAAAACAAGATTCTATCTCCAGCAAAATCAAAGAGTGctgtgaaaagaaaataccagAGCGTGGCCAGTGCATAATTAACTCAAATAAAGATGATAGACCAAAGGATTTGTCTCTAAAAGAAGCAAAATTTACTGACAGTGAAAATGTGTGTCAAGAACGAGATGCTGACCCAGACACCTTCTTTGCGAA GTTTACTTTTGAATACTCAAGGAGACATCCAGACCTGTCTATACCAGGGCTTTTAAGAATTGTTCAAATATACAAAGATCTCCTGAGAAATTGCTGCAACACAGAAAACCCTCCAGGTTGTTACCGTTACGCG GAAGACAAATTCAATGAGACAACTGAGAAAAGTCTTAAGATGGTACAACAAGAATGTAAACATTTCCAGAATTTGGGGAAGGATGGTTTGACATACCA GTACTTTATCAGACTCACGAAGATAGCTCCCCAGCTCTCCTCTGAAGAACTGGTCTCTCTTGGCAAGAAAATGGTGACAGCTTTCACTACTTGCTGCACACTGAGTGAAGAGTTTGCCTGTGTTGATAATTTG GCAGATTTAGTTCTTGGAGAGTTATGTGGAGTAAATGAAAATCGAACTATCAACCCTGCTGTGGACCACTGTTGTAAAACAAACTTTGCCTTCAGAAGGCCCTGCTTTGAGAGTTTGAAAGCTGATAAAACATATGTGCCTCCACCTTTCTCTCAAGATTTATTTACCTTTCATGCAGACATGTGTCAATCTCAGAATGAGGAGCTTCAGAGGAAGACAGACAG GTTTCTTGTCAACGTAGTGAAGCTGAAGCATGAACTCACAGATGAGGAGCTGCAGTCTTTGtttacaaatttcacaaatgCAGTGGAGAAGTGCTGCAAAGCAGAGAGTCCTGAAGTCTGCTTTAATGAAGag AGTCCAAAAATTGGCAACTGA